A genomic stretch from Armatimonadota bacterium includes:
- a CDS encoding LapA family protein yields the protein MSVFTVFALLLFAAVTVFALANPSAVVLRLAVWEVRTTLALATIGAAVLGGFLVFVSGFIGQQRLRSRLREMQARLRELESQPPASGGRLNQNP from the coding sequence ATGTCGGTATTCACCGTGTTCGCGTTGCTGCTGTTTGCCGCGGTCACGGTCTTCGCGCTGGCCAATCCCTCGGCCGTTGTGCTCCGTCTCGCGGTCTGGGAGGTGCGGACGACGCTGGCGCTGGCAACCATAGGCGCCGCCGTTCTGGGCGGCTTTCTCGTCTTCGTCAGCGGCTTCATCGGACAGCAGCGGCTGCGATCGCGCCTGCGGGAGATGCAGGCGCGCCTGCGCGAGCTTGAGTCGCAACCGCCTGCATCCGGCGGCCGGCTGAACCAGAACCCCTGA